The following coding sequences lie in one Megalodesulfovibrio gigas DSM 1382 = ATCC 19364 genomic window:
- a CDS encoding class I fructose-bisphosphate aldolase codes for MIGVMRRLKRFFNSPSRRAFVLTLDHGASDGMLPGLMHMTRLLEEIGTRPVQGVVLNRGMARAYATKVASDVQVVVQLSAGTKHGLPTYMKSLVCSPGEALRVGADAVCIHLNIGNDLEDRMLADFGSACEDAHQLGLPVMAVIYPRGGQIVNERDPSLIGHAIRMGGELGADLVCTPLPLDPRSFADAVEACPAPVLVAGGPARQDFEQFLVELNVALECGVMGACVGRNIFQHPDPIRALEMVAAVVHGPDAIGC; via the coding sequence ATGATTGGTGTGATGCGCAGGCTCAAGCGATTTTTTAATAGCCCCAGCAGGCGGGCGTTCGTTCTTACCCTGGATCACGGCGCCAGCGACGGCATGCTTCCCGGCCTGATGCACATGACCCGGCTGCTGGAGGAGATCGGCACCCGCCCGGTGCAGGGCGTGGTGCTCAACCGCGGCATGGCCCGGGCCTACGCCACCAAGGTGGCTTCGGACGTGCAGGTGGTGGTCCAGCTTTCCGCCGGCACCAAGCACGGCCTGCCCACGTACATGAAAAGCCTGGTCTGCAGCCCGGGCGAGGCCCTGCGGGTGGGGGCGGACGCCGTATGCATCCACCTGAACATCGGCAACGACCTCGAAGACCGCATGCTGGCGGACTTCGGCTCGGCCTGCGAGGATGCCCACCAGCTCGGCCTGCCGGTGATGGCCGTCATCTATCCCCGCGGCGGGCAGATTGTGAACGAGCGCGACCCCAGCCTCATCGGCCACGCCATCCGCATGGGCGGCGAGCTGGGCGCGGACCTCGTCTGCACGCCCCTGCCCCTGGATCCGCGCTCCTTTGCCGATGCCGTGGAGGCCTGCCCGGCACCGGTGCTGGTGGCTGGCGGGCCGGCGCGTCAGGACTTTGAGCAGTTTCTGGTGGAGCTGAACGTGGCCCTGGAGTGCGGTGTCATGGGCGCCTGCGTGGGCCGGAACATCTTCCAGCATCCGGATCCCATCCGCGCCCTGGAGATGGTGGCCGCCGTGGTCCACGGGCCGGACGCCATCGGCTGCTGA